Part of the Streptomyces sp. NBC_01460 genome, GCCCTGGCGGGCCGCCGGACTCCCGCTGCTCGCACCCTGATCCCCTCGGTGGGCGCGGGAACCCGCCCCGGGGTGTCATTGGCATGGACCTGCCTGTCGAACTGGACTACAGTCCGGAGCGGCACTTCTGAGAGCGCTCTCAGACGGCTCTCGGATGCCTCCTGTTCCACCCCCACGATGCTGGAACAACAGAAGGGGCACTCCCTTGAGACACACGACGATGGTGCGGACGGGTCTCTCCGCACTGCTCATGATGGGCACCTGGGCGGCTGTCGGTCCGATCCAGGCCTCCGCGGCGGACTCCCCCTCCTCCGCCGAAGCGCAGGCCTCCGCCGGGATCATCACCGCCATGCAGCGGGACCTCGGGCTGACGAAAAGTCAGGCGGAGGCGCGGCTCACCGCCGAGAAGGCGGCGACGTCCCTGCAGGGGAAGGCGAGCGGGGCGGCCGGGGCCTCGTTCGGCGGCTCCTGGTTCGACGCGGAGAGCGGCAGGCTCACGGTCGCCGTCACGGATCCAGCCAAGGCCGGTGACGTCAGGGCGACCGGCGCGCGGGTCCAGGTGGTCGACCACACCGCCCGGGAGCTCGACGCCACCAAGAAGCGACTCGACGCGCTCTCCGCGCCGAGCGGCGTCAGCAGCTGGCACGTCGATCCCCGGGCGAACAGCGTCGTCGTGAACGTCGTCGCCTCCGAGCAGGGTGACAACGATGTCCGCACATTCGTCGCGAAGGCGCGCAAGGCGGGCCCCGTGACGGTGAAGCAGACCGCTGAGGCTCCGCAGACCTTCGCGGCGGGGACGGTCGGTGGCGACCCCTACTACACCGGCAACGTCCGCTGTTCCATAGGCTTCTCGGTGCACGGCGGCTTCGTCACGGCGGGCCACTGCGGCCAGGCCGGCGGAGCGGTCAGGGGCTGGGACGGCTCGGCCATCGGCAACTTCCAGGGCTCGTCCTTCCCGGAGAACGACTACGCCTGGGTGAACGTGGGCAGCGGCTGGTGGACCGTCCCGGTGGTCCTGGGCTGGGGCACCGTCTCCGACCAGCTGGTCCGCGGCTCCAACGAGGCCCCGATCGGCGCCTCGATCTGCCGCTCCGGCTCCACCACCCACTGGCACTGCGGCAACGTGCTCGCCAAGAACGAGACCGTGAACTACAGCCAGGGCGCCGTCCGTCAGATGACCAAGACCAGCGTGTGCGCCGAACCGGGCGACTCGGGCGGCTCGTTCATCAGCGGTGACCAGGCGCAGGGAGTCACGTCCGGCGGCTGGGGCAACTGCAGCAGCGGCGGCGAGACCTGGCACCAGCCCATCAACGAGATCCTCAACCGCTACGGCCTGACGCTCCACACGGCCTGACGCTCCACACGGCCTGACGCTCCACACGGCCTGACACTCCACTGGGCCCGAGGCTCCACAGGGCCCGACCGATGGTCCCCGCCGGGTCCTGGTGACCCGGCGGGAACGCGACCGGTCTGCTGCGGCAGCAGGGTGGCCCCCTGCCGCAGCAGACCTCGGCCGTCCCGGCCCCCGGGCCTGCCCGGGCGGGGCATCCTGTCGGATCATTGCGGGCTCATGTGCTCGTGCGCGCACGTCTCGTCACCCGGGCGTCCCGGCGGCCGTCCGGGCCGACGGGGTGCCACGTGCCGATGTCCGCCCGCCGAGGCTCCGGGTAGGTTCTGGGGATGCGTGCACGGGTGGAGCCGGAGGACCTGTCGGGGCTGGTGGGCGACGCTCTGGGGGCGGGATGCCGGATCGTCGGGGTCGACCGCCTGCGCGGCGGGAGCAGGAAGGGCGTGTACCGGGTCAGGCTTACCGGGAGCGCGCCGGCGAGCGTGATCGTCTACAGCTGGGCGGACGAGGAGAACTTCTGGCCCGGTGCTGCCGGCGGCGATGCGAGCGACCCGTTCGCGCCCGCTTCCGGGCTGGTGCCGTTCCTGGCCGCGCGGCGCAGGCTGGACGAGATCGGGGCGCGCGTTCCGCGCCTGCTGTGGGCGGACGACACCGAGCGGCGCCACCCGGCGGACGTCGCCGTGGTCGAGGACGTCGCGGATGGCACGCTGGAGGCGCTCCTCGCATCGGAGCCCGGTCGCGCGAGAGCGGTCCTGGACGACCTGGCGCGGACCCTGGGTCTGATGCAGCATCACCATGCTGCGCGCTACGGCAGGGTGGACCTGCTGGAACGGGGTGGCGTCGCCCTCGGAACCTCCTGTGAACAGCTGGTTCTCGACCGTGCCCTGCGGGACGTCGACGAGGTGGCGGAGCGGGACGCCAGGATCGCGGCGGTGCGCGGCCGGCTCGTCGACCGGCTGCGGGAGCTTCGGGCGCAGGTGATCCCGCGTACCGCGTACGGACTGATCCACGGGGAGCTCGGCCCCGACCACGTCCTGGTGAGCCCGGCGGGGCGTGCCGTCCTCATCGACATCGAGGGGCTGATGCACTTCGACGCCGAGTGGGAGCACGTCTTCCTCCGCCTCCGCTTCCGCCGGCACTACGAGGCGCTGTCGCGTCCCGGCCTCGACCCCCGCCGCCTCGCTCTCTACGCCCTGGCGGCCCACCTCTCCCTGGTCGCGGGGCCCCTTCGTCTGCTCGACGGCGACTTCCCGGACAGGGAGTCCATGCGGAGGATCGCCGCACACAACCTCAGCGAGGTGCTGACTCTGCTCCCGTAGAGGTGTCGCCCAACTCCCGTCGTGACAGCTGTCGTTCATCAACTCTTGACATGTTCTCAGCCGCGACGTAACACTGTCACCGCTTGGGAGAGCGCTCTCCCAGATTTCCGGACGACGCGCCGTCCAGCTCCACTCTCCCCCCACCGCGCACGCGACGTGCGCGGATGCAGAGCAGCACGGAGGTCCGCATGACCGAAAGACTCAGCAGAACGTTCCTGGTGTCCGCGCTCGTCGTCGCCACCGCACTGGCCCTGGTCGTCATGGGGTTCACGGCGATCACCCGCGCCGGTGACCCCGTGGCAGGGGCGGCCCCCGAGGCCGCCGGTGCGCCGGCCACGGCTTCGCACGTCATGAACGGGACACAGCAGATGCAGGGCCACGCCATGGCGGCGGCCGACCCCGTCCCGTCGGGTGACGACCCCGACGGCGACGGCTACATCCCGGCGGACCCGCCGGTCACCGGGGTGGTGCCGTCGACCGAGATCCCGCCCCACCGGTACTTCCACGAGTTCCAGGCGAACTGCTCGGTGAACCACACCGGCTCGGTCGACCCGATCGTCTACCCCGGCCAGACCGGAAAGTCCCACAACCACACCTTCATGGGGAACGACACCACGGACGAGAACAGCACCACCGCCTCGCTCGGAGCGGGCGGCACCGCCTGCAAGGCGCCCGGTGACCTGTCCGCGTACTGGATGCCGACCCTCTACAAGGGGGACCAGGAGATCCGCCCGGTCGGTCCGCAGACCATCTACTACAAGGCGGGTGTCACCGACTACCGCACGGTGCGGCCGTTCCCCGCGGGGCTGCGCTTCGTCGTCGGCAGCCCGACCCAGACGGCCGAGGAGTTCCGCGACCACCCGGGCATGGTCGAGGGCTACGAGTGCGGCGAGAGCTACCACAACTACGAGTTCCCGGCGAGCTGCCCGACCAGCCCGGACACACAGCTCAACCTGCGCATGCAGGCGCCCAGTTGCTGGGACGGAAAGAACCTCGACACCCCGGACCACAAGGCACACATGGCCTATCCCGTCGTGACGGGGGCCAACCAGGACGTCTGTCCCGCCAGTCATCCCGTCGCACTGCCGATGATCGAGTT contains:
- a CDS encoding S1 family peptidase; its protein translation is MVRTGLSALLMMGTWAAVGPIQASAADSPSSAEAQASAGIITAMQRDLGLTKSQAEARLTAEKAATSLQGKASGAAGASFGGSWFDAESGRLTVAVTDPAKAGDVRATGARVQVVDHTARELDATKKRLDALSAPSGVSSWHVDPRANSVVVNVVASEQGDNDVRTFVAKARKAGPVTVKQTAEAPQTFAAGTVGGDPYYTGNVRCSIGFSVHGGFVTAGHCGQAGGAVRGWDGSAIGNFQGSSFPENDYAWVNVGSGWWTVPVVLGWGTVSDQLVRGSNEAPIGASICRSGSTTHWHCGNVLAKNETVNYSQGAVRQMTKTSVCAEPGDSGGSFISGDQAQGVTSGGWGNCSSGGETWHQPINEILNRYGLTLHTA
- a CDS encoding phosphotransferase family protein — its product is MRARVEPEDLSGLVGDALGAGCRIVGVDRLRGGSRKGVYRVRLTGSAPASVIVYSWADEENFWPGAAGGDASDPFAPASGLVPFLAARRRLDEIGARVPRLLWADDTERRHPADVAVVEDVADGTLEALLASEPGRARAVLDDLARTLGLMQHHHAARYGRVDLLERGGVALGTSCEQLVLDRALRDVDEVAERDARIAAVRGRLVDRLRELRAQVIPRTAYGLIHGELGPDHVLVSPAGRAVLIDIEGLMHFDAEWEHVFLRLRFRRHYEALSRPGLDPRRLALYALAAHLSLVAGPLRLLDGDFPDRESMRRIAAHNLSEVLTLLP
- a CDS encoding DUF1996 domain-containing protein → MTERLSRTFLVSALVVATALALVVMGFTAITRAGDPVAGAAPEAAGAPATASHVMNGTQQMQGHAMAAADPVPSGDDPDGDGYIPADPPVTGVVPSTEIPPHRYFHEFQANCSVNHTGSVDPIVYPGQTGKSHNHTFMGNDTTDENSTTASLGAGGTACKAPGDLSAYWMPTLYKGDQEIRPVGPQTIYYKAGVTDYRTVRPFPAGLRFVVGSPTQTAEEFRDHPGMVEGYECGESYHNYEFPASCPTSPDTQLNLRMQAPSCWDGKNLDTPDHKAHMAYPVVTGANQDVCPASHPVALPMIEFKMAWPVNGDMSQVRLASGTGHSFHYDFFNAWDEPTLDAMVGHCIVGGLQCDARGYDQNNPDKGAALDENYELP